Genomic window (Methanobrevibacter ruminantium):
AAGGATACCCCATACTCAAAATCGATTGCAGGCTGAATTAAAATGTCATTATTCAAATCCTTTTTGAATAATTCTTCCTTGGTTAAAAACTCAAGGCCTATTGAATCAGCACCATCTTTAGGTTTTATGACATAAGTCTCTGCTTTAGGCAATAAATCAATATTTTTTATATCATCAATTGTAGGAATTACAGGATAATCATCTAAAGTCAAATCAACAAGATATTGCTTTCCATACATATCTGCCTTTCCAGTGAAATCGTTGAAAGTCCTTAAATCATTAGTCTTTACCCTTTCTCTAAATGAATCATAAACTTCCTTAAAATTCAATACACTACCAGTATTTCTGAAAATGATTAAATCCACATCATTTTCAAAGCTTGAAGAATTCTTTGGACTGCACAAAACTATATCAAAATGGTCCTTAAGTATCCCTGATAAAAAGAGATTCTCCTCATAGTAGTTTCTGCCTTTAGCCGGATAATATAAATCTGTCAAGTATAAAATCTTTTTCATAATCCCGCATAAGTTATATTGATTCTTAAATTATTTAACTATTTAATAAAAACCCACATTGAATAAAAATACCTCAACGAATTAAAATAAGAAAAAATAATGAGAAAATAAAGATGAATAAAAATAGAATTTAATAACTGAATAAAAAATAGAAAAATAAAAAAAGAATAAAGAATTATAATAATTCCTTAACTCTTGCCTTAACATCTTCTAAACTTTCAGTTGGCTCGAAACGTTGAACTACATTTCCTTCTCTGTCAACTAAAAACTTAGTGAAGTTCCATTTGATATCATCATTGTCCTTATAATGTCTATCCATTACCTTAAGGACCATTTTCAATTTTCTAGCTCCATCACCAGTGATGTCTTTAAATGGTTGTTCCTTCTTTAAGTAAGCATATAACGGCTCTTCATTTTCACCGTTTACTTCAATCTTTTCAAAGATTGGGTATGGAACCAAATATTCGCTACGGCAAGTAGCTGCAATTTCTTCCCCAGTACCTGGAGCTTGTTTACCGAATTGGTTGCATGGGAAATCTAAAATGACAAATCCCTCATCCTTGAATGCATTGAAAATTTCATTCAATTCAGTGTATTGTGGAGTGAAACCACATTTGGTAGCAGAGTTGACAATTAACAATACTTTTCCTTTGTATTCACTTAAGGAAACCAAATTTCCTTGAGTGTCTTTAACTTCAAAATCATAAATTGACATAATATCATCCAATTTACATTTATATAAATATTTAAGTGAATAAAGATCTGTTAATATTATAAATTATTTTTAAACAATTTAAATCTTTCTATTCTGCAAAAGAAATAATTTAATGGGCTAATAATTAAATTAGTTAACTGCATAATATTAAAATAATTGAAAAAACCAGTTTATTAGTTTATTCTATAAATGAAGTTAACTCTTCATCAAATTCATCATGTTTTACTTGTTTTGTAACAAGACATAATGTTTTTAAAGGAGCTTTGCCCACATATCTTTCCATTTGATCTATAGCACCTTCAAAACCGCTTCCACCTGCAGTTACAAAGAATTTTACATCATTGAACTTTCCTTCATTTTGCTTAATGTATGAAATCATAGGATTTGCAGCTTTTCCAGCCCATACAGGAACTCCTAAATAAACCAAGTCATAATCTGAAACATCATGTTCCAATGGCCCTAAATCAATAATCTTTTCTGAAATAGCATCCTTTCCACCACGTGCAAAACCGATTTTACCATCATATTTCACTTTAGAAACGATTTCTTCTATATCTGCACCAGTTTCTGCTGCAATAGCTTCTGCCAATTTTTTTGTAACTTCTGCTCTTGAATAATAAGCAACTAAAATACTCATAATATCGCCTATTTAAAATTAAAAAATAATTTATATGATTTAAAAATTTTTAGAAAATAATCCAAAAGATGTATTTAATAAAACACATCGAAATATAATTTCCTAAATCCATGAGTAATTTTACTAATAAAACTATAAAAAAGTTTTCTTAACTTAATTAAATAAACCAAAGTTCAATCTTTTAAAAATTTCCATATATTTCGATTAAAATAGCTAAATTGCCCCATGTAACTATCAATACACCGATTAAAAATCCATATAGGCTATCTATAAAGGTTAAAATAACTAAAATTCCTATAAAAGTAACTAAAACCATGGATAAGATATTTTTTCTACTTAATTTTACATTATCATAATAATATTCCCTATTGGCCATTATTGAAACATAGAAAACAATTAAGGAAATAATCATCATCCCACTTACAATCCAGTGATTGATTTCACCAGAATGAATCAATTCCAGTGCAAATGTTACCAAATTAATACTTATGACAATGAAATAATGACTAAACATAAGTCTTAAGCTTCTCTCTTCCCTATGATGATTCACCAGATTATGAATTTGAACCACATAAGATCCAAACATTGTTAGAATAATGAAGAATACCATAATAGGAATTAAATTAAAGTGACTAATATCAAAAAAGTGTGCCATACCCACAATTGCCTCACCAAAAGTGATAATTGTCAATAATTCAAAACGTTCAGTTAAATGGGGGAAACTAATAATGCACCTATCAAAATTGCCTTTTAAGAAAAATGGCAGGAATGCCCCAACTAAAACTGCAATTACATCAATCCATATTACAATTGAAGATAAATTTAAGTAAATTGCAATTAATGCTAAAATGTAAATAAAGCAAACAACTAAAAGAATTGTTACGGAATTTCCAGTTGCAAAATCTAAGGTTTTTCTCTATGAACATGCACAAAATACAATGACAAAACGGTAAGCAGCATGATTAACATAGAAAGATTGAATGGCAGATACATGAAAACCCAATTGGCACTGATGGTATTGGCCATGTAAATTACCGAAATCATATTTATACAGGCAATTAAGTATTCATACCACTTCCACTCACCATAACGATTCACATAATTTGTAAAGTATAACCAAGCTTATAAGATCACAAAAGAGGTGATAACATATACAAAAAGAGCGTTTAAATCTATTCCTCCGTTAATGGGTTCGCTGATTAGAGAGGTCAACCTTGAAATAGCATATACAAATATCAAATCATAAAACAGTTCTATTAATTCTACTCTCTTCTCTTTGACTGCCATTTTATCACGTATAGATTTAAAAATTAGTTTATAGAAAATTCTTAAGTATTTAATAGATAAACTCTTTAAAAAAATACTTAATAGTGTTAAATAGATAATCCCATTTATAACAAACATTAAAAAATTTTCTAAAATAAGTTAATAAATTTAAAAGGTGTTTAAATGAAATATACAAAATTAGGCAATTCAGATTTGAATGTGAGTCGCATATGCATGGGTTGCATGGGATTTGGAGATCCGAATAATGGAATGCATACATGGACATTGAATGAAGAGGAATCAAGAAAGATCATAAAGACAGGAATAGACAATGGAATAAACTTCTTCGATACTGCAATCGGCTAT
Coding sequences:
- a CDS encoding glutathione peroxidase; this encodes MSIYDFEVKDTQGNLVSLSEYKGKVLLIVNSATKCGFTPQYTELNEIFNAFKDEGFVILDFPCNQFGKQAPGTGEEIAATCRSEYLVPYPIFEKIEVNGENEEPLYAYLKKEQPFKDITGDGARKLKMVLKVMDRHYKDNDDIKWNFTKFLVDREGNVVQRFEPTESLEDVKARVKELL
- a CDS encoding flavodoxin family protein, which encodes MSILVAYYSRAEVTKKLAEAIAAETGADIEEIVSKVKYDGKIGFARGGKDAISEKIIDLGPLEHDVSDYDLVYLGVPVWAGKAANPMISYIKQNEGKFNDVKFFVTAGGSGFEGAIDQMERYVGKAPLKTLCLVTKQVKHDEFDEELTSFIE
- a CDS encoding low temperature requirement protein A, with product MLLVVCFIYILALIAIYLNLSSIVIWIDVIAVLVGAFLPFFLKGNFDRCIISFPHLTERFELLTIITFGEAIVGMAHFFDISHFNLIPIMVFFIILTMFGSYVVQIHNLVNHHREERSLRLMFSHYFIVISINLVTFALELIHSGEINHWIVSGMMIISLIVFYVSIMANREYYYDNVKLSRKNILSMVLVTFIGILVILTFIDSLYGFLIGVLIVTWGNLAILIEIYGNF
- a CDS encoding low temperature requirement protein A; protein product: MAVKEKRVELIELFYDLIFVYAISRLTSLISEPINGGIDLNALFVYVITSFVIL
- a CDS encoding aldo/keto reductase, with product MKYTKLGNSDLNVSRICMGCMGFGDPNNGMHTWTLNEEESRKIIKTGIDNGINFFDTAIGYQNGTSEQYVGRAIKDFADREDIVIATKFLPRTEDEIKKQCFRTGPYQENG